A genomic segment from Takifugu rubripes chromosome 20, fTakRub1.2, whole genome shotgun sequence encodes:
- the marchf2 gene encoding E3 ubiquitin-protein ligase MARCHF2: MTTRGCCHLPGSLCDCAGSTGLWKNVEEGGGDGCQPLYVTQVTALDGHLLSSVLKPAGAQSDGPICRICHEGGISEGLLSPCYCTGTLGTVHKSCLEKWLSSSNTSYCELCHTEFSIERRPRPLTEWLQEPGTLNEKRTLFCDMVCFLFITPLAAISGWLCLKGAQDHLQLGSWLQAVGLITLTIALFTIYVLWTLVSFRYHCQLYSEWRRTNQKVRLLVPETRESSSSQHSLLSTKLMKKSASESIV; this comes from the exons ATGACTACGAGGGGCTGTTGCCACCTGCCCGGCTCCCTGTGTGACTGCGCCGGCAGCACCGGCCTGTGGAAGAATGTGGAGGAGGGCGGCGGCGACGGGTGCCAGCCGCTGTACGTCACCCAGGTCACGGCGTTGGACGGACACCTGCTGTCCTCGGTGCTCAAACCCGCGGGCGCGCAGAG cgACGGCCCCATCTGCCGCATTTGCCACGAAGGAGGCATCAGCGAGGGGCTGCTGTCCCCGTGCTACTGCACAGGCACGCTGGGCACGGTGCACAAGAGCTGCCTGGAGAAGTGGCTGTCGTCCTCCAACACCAGCTACTGCGAGCTCTGCCACACGGAGTTCAGCATCGAGCGGCGGCCGCGGCCGCTCACAGAG tggctgcaggagcCCGGCACCCTTAACGAGAAGAGGACGCTGTTCTGCGACATGGTGTGCTTCCTGTTCATCACGCCGCTAGCAGCCATTTCGGGCTGGTTGTGTCTGAAGGGCGCCCAGGACCATCTCCAGCTGGGGAGCTGGCTGCAGGCCGTGGGGCTCATCACCCTCACCATCGCGCTCTTCACCATCTACGTCCTGTGGACTCTG GTGTCCTTCCGCTACCACTGCCAGCTGTATTCCGAGTGGAGGAGAACGAACCAGAAAGTGCGTCTGCTCGTTCCCGAAACGAGGGAGTCCAGCTCTTCCCAGCACTCTCTGCTGTCTACCAAACTGATGAAGAAGTCGGCCAGCGAGAGTATAGTATGA
- the LOC101073928 gene encoding ras-related protein Rab-11B-like: MGTRDDEYDYLFKVVLIGDSGVGKSNLLSRFTRNEFNLESKSTIGVEFATRSIQVDGKTIKAQIWDTAGQERYRAITSAYYRGAVGALLVYDIAKHLTYENVERWLKELRDHADNNIVIMLVGNKSDLRHLRAVPTDEARAFAEKNTLSFIETSALDSTNVEEAFKNILTEIYRIVSQKQISDRSGHDESPGNNVVDISLPPTTDSQRGGKLPCCQSQ; encoded by the exons ATGGGAACCCGTGATGATGAATACGACTACCTTTTCAAAG TTGTACTGATCGGAGACTCTGGAGTCGGGAAGAGTAACCTGCTGTCCCGCTTCACGAGAAATGAGTTCAACCTGGAGAGCAAGAGCACCATCGGGGTGGAGTTCGCCACCCGCAGCATCCAGGTCGACGGCAAGACGATAAAAGCACAAATCTGGGACACGGCTGGACAGGAACGCTACCGAGCCATCACCTCCGC GTATTACCGCGGCGCCGTCGGGGCCCTGCTGGTGTACGACATCGCCAAGCACCTGACCTACGAGAACGTGGAGCGCTGGCTGAAAGAGCTGAGGGACCACGCTGACAACAACATCGTCATCATGCTGGTGGGAAACAAGAGCGACCTGCGTCACCTCAGGGCGGTGCCCACCGACGAGGCTCGGGCGTTTGCAG AAAAGAACACTCTCTCCTTTATTGAGACGTCTGCTTTGGACTCCACAAACGTAGAAGAAGCCTTCAAGAACATCCTCACAG AAATCTACCGCATCGTATCTCAGAAGCAAATATCGGACAGATCCGGACACGATGAGTCTCCAGGCAACAATGTAGTGGACATAAGCCTCCCCCCAACCACAGACAGCCAGAGAGGAGGCAAACTCCCCTGCTGCCAAAGCCAGTGA